ATTTCTTCAGCGCTGAAAAGATTTGAAACTGTTTTGTCTTTGACATGGAAGGTTTGGTCGTAGGCGCATTTGAGCAACTGCCGCCTTTCTAGGTTTTTCATGATTTTGCTGGATTTTTTGCACAGTTTCAGCATTGTCCAGACGGTGTAATCGTTTAGGGCTAGGTATTCTTCGGGTGTTTTGAAATTGATTAGGTTTAGTTCGTCTTTTGCTTTTTCCATGGCTGTTGCGAGCATTATTTGGGCGGCTCTGCTTACGCGGTGGAAGTAGATGCTTTTGAAGGATTCTATCCGGGCTAATATGAAAGATTCGAGGGCGGAGAGAGCACCAGAGTCGACTGCTATGTTGTCGTTGAGGACGTCTAGCATGTGGATTATGCGGAAAACGTCTACGTTTCCATATTCTGCGCCAGTATGGTAGGAGTCTCTGACGATGAAGTCAAGCTTGTCAACGTCAACGGCGCTTTGGATTATTTGGTCCATGAACATTTTTCCTTTTAGGTGTAGCGAGCCTGTAGCGAGTTTTGCTACTGTTTTTGCGTCGTATCCTGCTTTTTCTAAGATGTCACTTAGTTCAGATTTCTGAACTATCCAAACGGTCATTTCTTCGTGAGTTTTATCGAGAAATTTCTCAAGTAAATGCTCAAAGA
The genomic region above belongs to Candidatus Bathyarchaeota archaeon and contains:
- a CDS encoding HD domain-containing protein, whose amino-acid sequence is MGQRWGEIKDPVHGYVYINETERDIIDSFPMQRLHRLRQLAGAEYVYPGANHTRFEHSIGTMYLAQKLTENSNLSQYLSKEEAQTIHFAALLHDVGHGPFSHVFEHLLEKFLDKTHEEMTVWIVQKSELSDILEKAGYDAKTVAKLATGSLHLKGKMFMDQIIQSAVDVDKLDFIVRDSYHTGAEYGNVDVFRIIHMLDVLNDNIAVDSGALSALESFILARIESFKSIYFHRVSRAAQIMLATAMEKAKDELNLINFKTPEEYLALNDYTVWTMLKLCKKSSKIMKNLERRQLLKCAYDQTFHVKDKTVSNLFSAEE